From Verrucomicrobiia bacterium, the proteins below share one genomic window:
- a CDS encoding prepilin-type N-terminal cleavage/methylation domain-containing protein, which translates to MIRKNQKGFTLVEIMIVVAIIGLLAAIAIPNLLRARMNANEGAMKTDLRAFSSSNESFRAAQNPPAYAANVAALTGAVPAYLDASWGAAGGKHGFNLAYAGGGAGTPNTFSLLSTPVVANQTATNTYCVDQTGVIVGSVNGAGAPAGAAAGCAGGTAIAG; encoded by the coding sequence ATGATAAGGAAGAACCAAAAAGGTTTTACGCTTGTAGAAATTATGATCGTGGTGGCCATCATCGGCCTGCTCGCCGCGATCGCGATTCCGAACTTGCTACGTGCTAGGATGAACGCTAACGAAGGCGCCATGAAGACGGACCTTCGTGCTTTTAGCTCTTCAAATGAAAGCTTTCGCGCTGCACAAAATCCTCCGGCCTATGCGGCGAACGTTGCCGCGTTGACGGGCGCTGTTCCGGCTTATCTGGACGCGTCTTGGGGCGCTGCCGGTGGTAAACACGGCTTCAACCTCGCTTATGCGGGCGGTGGTGCGGGTACCCCGAACACGTTCTCGCTGCTTTCCACGCCGGTTGTGGCCAACCAGACTGCGACCAACACCTATTGCGTTGACCAGACGGGTGTGATCGTCGGTTCGGTGAACGGTGCAGGTGCTCCTGCTGGCGCCGCTGCGGGTTGCGCTGGTGGTACCGCGATCGCTGGCTAG
- the pilO gene encoding type 4a pilus biogenesis protein PilO, whose translation MKPLNQMTPQDFLVLAKSIDKKTWTMIGAGAAGALLLTYFLVWPAWIKRPMVKTQIAAVQGQIIQLQTLRRKKTVWTQEKEASEKFIKDVKGRLYFPGETSLLLGKIARLADESQIKIVSSSPQEVKTDFPKPFDAKYKADYFDFTVEGGYHQIADFISRVESYDKILRVEDFTITPEEDTPEKHMVHLTLSAVSLQEPQAAAAAGT comes from the coding sequence ATGAAGCCGCTGAACCAGATGACGCCTCAGGACTTTCTCGTGCTGGCCAAATCCATCGATAAGAAGACCTGGACGATGATCGGGGCCGGAGCGGCCGGGGCGCTCTTGCTGACGTATTTTCTTGTCTGGCCCGCCTGGATCAAGCGGCCCATGGTCAAGACTCAGATCGCGGCCGTGCAGGGGCAGATCATCCAGCTGCAGACGCTGCGACGGAAAAAAACGGTGTGGACTCAGGAAAAAGAAGCATCGGAAAAATTCATCAAAGACGTCAAAGGCCGCCTTTATTTTCCGGGGGAGACATCGCTGCTTTTGGGAAAGATCGCAAGACTTGCGGACGAAAGCCAGATCAAGATCGTTTCGTCCTCGCCGCAGGAGGTCAAAACGGATTTTCCGAAGCCTTTTGACGCGAAGTACAAAGCTGATTATTTTGATTTCACCGTGGAAGGCGGCTACCATCAGATCGCCGACTTCATCAGCCGCGTGGAATCCTACGACAAGATCCTGCGGGTGGAAGACTTCACGATCACGCCGGAAGAGGACACGCCGGAAAAGCACATGGTCCACCTGACGCTTTCGGCCGTATCGCTGCAGGAGCCTCAGGCCGCCGCCGCAGCCGGCACCTAA
- a CDS encoding ATPase, T2SS/T4P/T4SS family — protein MTPHFSADKLAELLVEEKKVDAEKLKELMPLARKEKKTVLQLITEKEMMKDDEMIDFMSNHLGIPLLNLPAYRIPKEIIKSFPAKIAERYRVIPLSRIKKLVTLATSNPFDLMLKDDIKGLLSCDVALVLAPPKMISGLIEQYYSESANLDEIIEGIDEDSLEVIKEDNKDEDKGSGGKIDNAPVVRMVNVILDGALKSRASDIHFEPYEKEFRVRYRIDGALHESFAHAKDVYPAVVARVKIISQLDITEKRVPQDGRFRIKVHNTEVDFRVSILPTYFGEKMVLRVLDKSGLKSGLDKLGFTERPTSRIAEIIKHPYGMMLVTGPTGSGKSTTLYTILGTLNTADRNIMTIEDPVEYQVEGISQTGVIPEVGLTFAAGLRSLLRQSPDIVLVGEIRDGETADIAVKAALTGHLVFSTLHTNSAAGAVTRLIDMGVEPFLIASSLVGVAAQRLMKKICQFCKAPCEVPEDVMRRCHMKPEDMKDIKSFKGKGCAKCNNTGYYGRLGTTEVLTIDNEIRELIIQRKSSNVIHEAAVKKGMETLFENAFSLFKLGQTTMEEVLRVTASDH, from the coding sequence ATGACGCCTCATTTTTCCGCGGACAAACTGGCCGAGCTCCTCGTCGAGGAAAAAAAGGTGGACGCGGAAAAGTTGAAAGAGCTGATGCCTCTTGCACGGAAAGAAAAAAAGACGGTTTTGCAGCTGATCACCGAAAAAGAGATGATGAAGGACGACGAGATGATCGATTTCATGAGCAACCATCTCGGGATCCCCCTCCTGAATCTTCCGGCTTACCGTATCCCCAAAGAAATCATCAAATCGTTTCCGGCCAAGATCGCGGAACGTTATCGCGTCATCCCGCTGTCGCGCATTAAAAAACTTGTTACGCTGGCGACCAGCAATCCTTTCGATCTCATGCTGAAAGACGACATCAAAGGGCTTCTCAGCTGCGACGTGGCTCTGGTTCTCGCGCCTCCCAAAATGATTTCGGGCCTGATCGAGCAGTACTATTCCGAAAGCGCCAACCTGGATGAAATCATCGAAGGCATCGACGAAGACAGCCTCGAAGTCATCAAGGAAGACAACAAAGATGAGGACAAGGGCTCCGGGGGCAAGATCGACAATGCCCCGGTCGTGCGCATGGTGAACGTGATCCTGGACGGCGCGCTGAAGTCTCGCGCTTCGGACATCCATTTCGAGCCGTACGAAAAAGAATTCCGCGTGCGCTACCGCATCGACGGCGCGCTTCACGAATCGTTCGCGCATGCCAAGGACGTTTATCCCGCCGTGGTCGCCCGAGTCAAAATCATTTCCCAGCTGGACATCACGGAAAAGCGCGTGCCGCAGGACGGGCGCTTCCGCATCAAGGTTCACAACACGGAGGTGGATTTCCGCGTTTCCATCCTGCCGACGTATTTCGGAGAGAAAATGGTGCTCCGCGTGCTGGACAAATCGGGTTTGAAATCCGGCCTCGACAAACTGGGCTTCACGGAAAGGCCCACGTCCAGGATCGCCGAGATCATCAAGCATCCTTACGGCATGATGCTCGTGACCGGCCCCACGGGCAGCGGAAAATCCACGACGCTCTACACGATCCTGGGGACGTTGAACACGGCCGACCGGAACATCATGACCATCGAAGATCCCGTCGAATACCAGGTGGAAGGCATAAGCCAGACCGGCGTGATCCCCGAAGTCGGGCTCACGTTTGCCGCGGGGCTGCGCTCGCTTTTGCGCCAAAGCCCGGACATCGTGCTGGTCGGCGAAATCCGCGACGGCGAAACCGCGGACATCGCGGTCAAAGCCGCGTTGACCGGCCATCTTGTCTTCAGCACGCTGCACACCAATAGCGCGGCCGGCGCCGTCACGCGCCTCATCGACATGGGTGTGGAGCCTTTCCTCATCGCGTCCTCGCTGGTCGGGGTGGCCGCGCAGCGGCTCATGAAAAAAATCTGCCAGTTCTGCAAAGCGCCGTGCGAAGTTCCGGAAGACGTGATGCGGCGCTGCCACATGAAACCCGAAGACATGAAGGACATTAAGAGCTTTAAAGGCAAGGGCTGCGCGAAATGCAACAACACCGGTTACTACGGGCGCCTCGGCACAACCGAGGTTCTCACGATCGACAATGAAATCAGGGAATTGATCATTCAAAGAAAATCCAGCAATGTTATTCACGAGGCTGCCGTTAAAAAGGGAATGGAGACGCTGTTTGAAAATGCCTTCTCTCTTTTCAAACTCGGCCAAACCACCATGGAGGAAGTCCTGCGGGTGACCGCTTCGGACCACTAA
- the thpR gene encoding RNA 2',3'-cyclic phosphodiesterase produces MRRLFFALPLAEYFEGPTEAYMARLQAKSRGMKWCVPSQIHATLHFFGPVPDEDYPKIKTLGAAEAQKMRPLKIAMEGLGFFPDERRPRVVWLGLKGELEPLAAFQARIEASLKAAGFPVEERAFRPHATIARVKNIAEFRLEPRVDFPATAEAVIGHMVLYESHSSGTGPVYEAVEKFPFAA; encoded by the coding sequence GTGAGGCGTCTTTTTTTCGCGCTGCCGCTGGCGGAATATTTCGAGGGGCCGACGGAGGCCTACATGGCCCGCCTGCAGGCGAAGAGCCGCGGCATGAAATGGTGCGTGCCTTCTCAGATCCATGCGACGCTGCATTTTTTCGGCCCCGTTCCTGACGAAGATTATCCCAAGATCAAAACCCTCGGCGCGGCTGAAGCGCAAAAGATGCGGCCCTTGAAAATCGCCATGGAAGGCCTGGGATTTTTTCCCGACGAGCGCCGGCCGCGGGTGGTATGGCTGGGATTGAAAGGGGAGTTGGAGCCGCTCGCCGCTTTTCAGGCGCGGATCGAGGCGTCCCTGAAGGCTGCGGGGTTTCCGGTCGAAGAGCGGGCCTTCCGCCCGCATGCCACGATCGCGCGCGTCAAAAATATCGCGGAATTCCGGCTGGAGCCGCGCGTTGATTTTCCGGCCACAGCCGAAGCCGTGATCGGCCACATGGTCCTTTATGAAAGCCACTCCTCCGGAACGGGCCCGGTCTATGAAGCCGTCGAAAAATTTCCTTTCGCGGCGTAA
- a CDS encoding ATPase, T2SS/T4P/T4SS family: protein MPGKENIYAELQNSLIKGNVAAPGDIHQALREHEETKEPLLDVLLRLGKCDERALVKVLSQEYAMTSVNPAIFVIEPELIKLIPAKIAEKYNALPITRLENTLTVALANPLNLKAIDELHSITGLRIKAAVAQYSVLKKYVQKYYFEAKPGEAPAAGGSEKNYSEELDDIVKAIEIEQDGPAVQTSDLMKEAFETPVIKLVNRLLIEGIKRHASDIFIEPWENHVRVRARVDGLLEEVIRPPKSLASAIVSRIKVMSNLDIAEHRVPQDGRIKVKAEKRQVDMRISILPTSFGEKVCLRILDTSSQSHDISKLGFNDREQQIIKDSAQRPHGMILVTGPTGSGKTTTLYSVLKYLDDPEVNITTVEDPVEYQMIGINQVNVRDTVGLTFPAALRSILRQDPDIILIGEIRDNDTLDIAVKAALTGHLVLSTLHTNDAASSVTRMMNMGLEPFLIASTVIMISAQRLVRRLCFKCRQPYEVDAETLKNLGLDPSKPHTFFQPKGCQRCRNSGYAGRTVITEILEMTPQVISMIAKAASSDDIKAQGREQGMTTLRECAVRKASEGETSLEEVYRVTAADQAKTGGKAA, encoded by the coding sequence ATGCCGGGAAAAGAAAATATTTACGCCGAGCTTCAAAATAGCCTGATCAAGGGTAACGTCGCGGCGCCCGGCGACATCCATCAGGCCCTTCGCGAGCACGAAGAAACCAAAGAGCCGCTCCTCGACGTTCTCCTGCGGCTGGGCAAATGCGACGAGCGCGCGCTCGTCAAAGTACTCAGCCAGGAGTACGCCATGACATCGGTCAATCCCGCGATCTTCGTCATCGAGCCGGAGCTCATCAAGCTGATTCCCGCCAAAATCGCGGAGAAGTACAACGCTCTGCCGATCACGCGCCTGGAGAACACGTTGACCGTGGCGCTCGCCAATCCGCTGAACCTGAAGGCCATCGATGAGCTCCACAGCATCACGGGCCTGCGCATCAAGGCCGCGGTCGCGCAATACAGCGTGTTGAAAAAATACGTGCAGAAGTACTACTTCGAAGCCAAGCCGGGCGAGGCGCCGGCGGCCGGGGGCTCGGAGAAAAATTACAGCGAGGAGCTCGACGACATCGTGAAGGCCATCGAGATCGAGCAGGATGGCCCCGCCGTCCAGACTTCCGACCTGATGAAGGAAGCGTTCGAAACGCCGGTCATCAAGCTCGTGAACCGGCTCTTGATCGAGGGCATCAAGCGGCACGCCAGCGACATTTTCATCGAGCCCTGGGAAAACCACGTGCGCGTCCGCGCGCGCGTCGACGGGCTTCTGGAAGAAGTCATCCGGCCGCCCAAGTCGCTGGCCTCGGCCATCGTTTCCAGGATCAAGGTCATGAGCAACCTCGACATTGCCGAACACCGGGTCCCGCAGGACGGCCGCATCAAGGTCAAAGCCGAAAAACGCCAGGTGGACATGCGCATTTCGATTTTGCCGACGAGCTTCGGCGAGAAGGTGTGCTTGCGTATTCTGGACACGTCGTCACAGAGCCACGACATCAGCAAGCTGGGGTTCAACGACCGCGAGCAGCAGATCATCAAAGATTCCGCGCAGCGGCCGCACGGCATGATCCTGGTGACGGGCCCTACGGGCAGCGGCAAAACCACGACGCTTTACTCTGTGCTCAAATACCTGGACGATCCCGAAGTGAACATCACAACGGTCGAAGACCCCGTGGAATACCAGATGATCGGCATCAACCAGGTGAACGTCCGCGACACCGTAGGGCTGACTTTTCCGGCGGCGCTGCGTTCGATCCTGCGCCAGGATCCGGACATCATCCTCATTGGTGAAATCCGCGACAACGACACGCTGGACATCGCGGTCAAGGCCGCGCTCACCGGCCACCTCGTGCTCAGCACGCTGCACACCAACGATGCCGCGAGCTCCGTCACGCGCATGATGAACATGGGGCTGGAACCATTTCTCATCGCATCGACTGTGATCATGATTTCCGCCCAGCGCCTGGTGCGCCGCCTGTGCTTCAAATGCCGCCAGCCTTATGAAGTCGATGCCGAAACATTGAAAAACCTGGGCCTGGATCCTTCGAAGCCCCACACCTTTTTTCAGCCGAAAGGCTGCCAGCGCTGCCGCAATTCGGGTTACGCCGGCCGCACCGTGATCACGGAAATCCTGGAAATGACGCCGCAGGTGATTTCGATGATTGCAAAGGCCGCTTCTTCGGACGACATCAAGGCGCAGGGGCGTGAGCAGGGCATGACCACGCTCCGCGAATGCGCCGTGCGCAAGGCCTCGGAAGGGGAGACGTCGCTGGAAGAGGTTTACCGCGTGACCGCCGCGGACCAGGCGAAAACGGGAGGGAAGGCCGCATGA
- a CDS encoding type II secretion system F family protein, with translation MPTFEYQVKDRTGKDQSGIQEAPDVGTLVGTLRSQGLIIVRVNEIQAKKVFNVSKGPAKRKGKSGSVKLDDLVVFSRQMATLVSAGIPLIQALDILGEQVEKDRFRVILKTMHQDVQSGKSFSEAMQKHSKVFSTLFINMVRAGETSGSLEEILDRVANYLEKTSALQKKVKSAMMYPLSVTIIAFLITFGMMTFVIPKFAEIFEGLDAKLPVITQTLIDISRFMAANWLLILGGIGGAIFLFTQLIKLPAGRLAFDSFIIKMPIFGPILLKVAVSKFSRTLATLVRSGVSILQSLEIVAKTSGNRRIELVITSLMDSVKKGESISGQLLKSDVFPQMVVRMIAVGEETGELEEMLMKIADFYDTQVDAAVDGLTSLIEPLIILFLGVVIGGIVIALFLPILTLTQHIK, from the coding sequence ATGCCAACCTTCGAGTATCAGGTCAAAGACAGAACAGGCAAAGATCAGAGCGGGATTCAGGAAGCTCCGGACGTGGGCACGCTTGTCGGCACGCTGCGTTCCCAGGGCCTCATCATCGTCCGGGTGAACGAGATCCAGGCGAAGAAAGTTTTCAACGTCTCCAAAGGCCCGGCCAAGAGAAAGGGAAAGAGCGGCAGCGTCAAGCTGGACGACCTCGTCGTCTTTTCCCGCCAGATGGCCACGCTGGTGTCCGCGGGCATCCCGTTGATCCAGGCGCTGGACATTCTCGGCGAGCAGGTGGAGAAAGACCGGTTCCGCGTCATCCTGAAAACCATGCACCAGGACGTGCAGAGCGGCAAAAGTTTTTCCGAGGCCATGCAGAAACATTCGAAGGTGTTCTCGACTCTCTTCATCAACATGGTGCGCGCCGGTGAAACCAGCGGAAGCCTGGAAGAGATTCTCGACCGCGTCGCCAACTACCTCGAAAAAACGAGCGCCCTGCAGAAGAAGGTGAAGTCCGCGATGATGTATCCGCTGTCGGTCACCATCATCGCCTTTTTGATCACCTTCGGCATGATGACCTTCGTTATCCCGAAATTCGCGGAGATCTTCGAAGGTCTGGACGCGAAATTGCCGGTCATCACGCAGACGCTGATCGACATCAGCCGTTTCATGGCCGCCAACTGGCTGCTGATCCTGGGGGGTATCGGCGGCGCGATCTTCCTTTTCACGCAGCTCATCAAGCTGCCGGCAGGACGATTGGCCTTTGACTCTTTCATCATCAAAATGCCGATTTTCGGGCCCATCCTCCTGAAAGTGGCCGTCAGTAAATTTTCGAGGACCCTCGCCACCCTTGTCCGAAGCGGCGTTTCCATCCTGCAGTCCCTGGAAATCGTCGCGAAGACGTCGGGCAACAGGCGCATTGAGCTGGTGATCACCTCGCTGATGGATTCGGTCAAGAAAGGGGAAAGTATCTCAGGACAGCTCCTCAAAAGCGACGTTTTCCCCCAGATGGTCGTGCGCATGATCGCCGTCGGCGAAGAGACGGGCGAATTGGAAGAGATGCTCATGAAGATTGCCGATTTTTACGACACGCAGGTCGATGCGGCGGTGGACGGCCTGACTTCCCTGATCGAACCCTTGATCATCCTGTTTCTCGGGGTGGTCATCGGCGGCATCGTGATCGCGCTCTTCCTGCCGATCCTGACGCTGACGCAGCATATTAAATAG
- the pilM gene encoding type IV pilus assembly protein PilM, producing the protein MKFDLPKLDKIQPVLQKLQEKAGPLLGKLGGMKSGAAAKEGPVRAVACDYGASKILVLDLEKSAAGISVQNFKIVRRPKESGKSADALKEAFAGISPEKVHISVKGQSVIIRFIQFPKMSPAELRSAIAYEAENYIPFKLDEVILDFHILGERKSDNAAVLLDLLLIAVKKEEIYPLIKDFQDADISIGLIDVDILASLNALEYLHPEEFKTGAIAFLDIGDEISSLSIVLDGKPRFIRDISFGGKDIAKRLRRKLGMTQEDAEKTLEGGSAATPESKQVLVEAVETLCSDLKVTLDYYLGQVTDARPVQKIYLGGGGGDLQVVGSILQQQLGIPSELMKADKLILAPGMDRALFEKNQRLIPVALGLCLRN; encoded by the coding sequence ATGAAGTTCGACCTTCCGAAACTCGACAAAATTCAACCGGTCCTGCAGAAGCTCCAGGAAAAGGCCGGCCCTTTGCTCGGTAAATTAGGCGGCATGAAATCGGGTGCCGCGGCAAAAGAAGGGCCCGTCAGGGCCGTCGCCTGCGATTACGGGGCCTCGAAGATCCTGGTGCTGGACCTCGAAAAGAGTGCCGCGGGCATCTCCGTGCAGAACTTCAAAATCGTGCGTCGTCCGAAAGAGTCGGGAAAGAGCGCTGATGCGCTGAAAGAAGCGTTCGCGGGAATCTCGCCCGAAAAAGTCCATATCTCCGTGAAAGGGCAGAGCGTCATCATCCGTTTTATCCAGTTTCCTAAAATGAGCCCGGCCGAACTCCGCAGCGCCATCGCTTACGAGGCGGAGAACTACATCCCGTTCAAACTCGACGAAGTTATCCTGGACTTCCATATATTAGGGGAGCGGAAGTCTGACAATGCGGCAGTCCTGCTCGACCTGCTTTTGATTGCGGTCAAAAAAGAGGAGATCTACCCGCTCATCAAGGATTTCCAGGACGCCGACATCTCGATCGGGCTGATCGACGTGGATATCCTTGCCTCGCTGAACGCGCTCGAATACCTGCACCCCGAAGAATTCAAGACCGGGGCCATAGCGTTCCTGGACATCGGGGACGAAATTTCCAGCCTGAGCATCGTGCTGGATGGTAAGCCGCGTTTCATCCGGGACATTTCGTTCGGGGGCAAAGACATTGCCAAACGCCTGCGGAGGAAGCTCGGGATGACGCAGGAAGACGCGGAGAAGACTCTGGAAGGCGGAAGTGCGGCCACGCCGGAAAGCAAGCAAGTCCTGGTGGAAGCCGTGGAGACGTTGTGCTCCGACCTGAAAGTGACGCTCGATTATTATCTCGGACAAGTGACGGACGCGCGCCCGGTGCAGAAGATTTACCTGGGCGGAGGCGGAGGGGACCTCCAGGTCGTCGGAAGCATCCTCCAGCAGCAGCTCGGCATCCCGTCCGAATTGATGAAGGCCGACAAGCTGATCCTGGCGCCGGGCATGGACCGGGCTCTTTTTGAAAAAAATCAGCGCCTGATTCCCGTGGCGCTGGGACTTTGTTTGAGGAACTAG
- a CDS encoding endonuclease III domain-containing protein produces MKPSKNFLSRRKLTPGELPEIYRRLLKAFGHRAWWPGDTPFEIIVGAILTQNTAWTNVEKALLNLKRAGKLTVKAMHGTKASTLARLIRPAGYFNVKAKRLKHFTDFLTRRYGGSLAAMFRQDAASLRQELLGVNGIGPETADSILLYAGGKLTFVMDAYTKRIFSRHGLHDFEADYHEWQRLFHNALPPKVSLYNDFHAQIVELGKRHCKATRFDCEGCPLASYL; encoded by the coding sequence ATGAAGCCGTCGAAAAATTTCCTTTCGCGGCGTAAGCTTACGCCGGGCGAACTTCCCGAAATCTACCGCCGCCTTCTCAAAGCCTTTGGCCATCGCGCGTGGTGGCCCGGCGACACGCCTTTCGAAATCATCGTCGGCGCCATCCTTACGCAGAACACGGCCTGGACCAACGTGGAAAAAGCGCTCCTGAATCTCAAACGCGCGGGCAAACTCACGGTCAAGGCCATGCACGGCACCAAGGCTTCGACGCTTGCGCGGCTGATCCGGCCGGCGGGGTATTTCAACGTGAAGGCCAAGCGTTTGAAGCATTTCACAGATTTTCTCACGCGTCGCTACGGTGGCAGCCTGGCCGCCATGTTCCGCCAGGACGCGGCGTCGCTCCGGCAGGAACTCCTGGGCGTAAACGGCATCGGGCCCGAGACCGCGGACTCCATCCTGCTCTATGCGGGAGGCAAGCTGACTTTTGTCATGGACGCCTACACCAAGAGGATTTTTTCCCGCCACGGCCTGCATGATTTCGAGGCGGATTATCACGAATGGCAGCGTCTATTCCATAACGCGCTGCCGCCCAAGGTCTCGCTTTACAACGATTTCCATGCCCAGATCGTCGAACTGGGCAAACGCCATTGCAAAGCCACGCGGTTTGATTGCGAAGGCTGTCCGCTGGCATCCTACCTCTGA
- a CDS encoding prepilin-type N-terminal cleavage/methylation domain-containing protein, whose translation MNFITKKNQKGFTLVEIMIVVAIIGLLAAIAIPNLLRARMNANEGAMKTDLRAFSSANTSFQAAQNPPAFAANVAALTGAVPAYLDASWGAATGKHGFNLAYAGGGAGTPDSYSLLSTPVVANQTATNTYCVDQTGVIVGSVNGAGAPAGAAAGCAGGTAISG comes from the coding sequence ATGAATTTTATTACAAAGAAGAATCAAAAAGGTTTTACGCTTGTCGAAATCATGATCGTGGTTGCCATTATCGGCCTTTTGGCCGCGATTGCGATTCCGAACCTGCTTCGTGCAAGGATGAATGCCAATGAAGGTGCCATGAAGACGGACCTTCGGGCTTTCAGCTCTGCCAACACCAGCTTCCAGGCGGCACAGAATCCGCCGGCTTTTGCGGCAAACGTGGCCGCTCTTACCGGTGCGGTGCCTGCTTATCTGGATGCTTCGTGGGGAGCGGCTACCGGAAAGCATGGCTTTAACCTGGCCTATGCCGGCGGAGGAGCGGGTACTCCGGATTCGTATTCGCTGCTTTCGACGCCTGTCGTTGCCAACCAGACAGCGACGAACACGTATTGTGTGGACCAGACGGGCGTGATCGTAGGATCGGTAAACGGCGCGGGCGCTCCTGCCGGAGCGGCGGCCGGTTGTGCGGGCGGTACGGCCATTTCCGGCTAA
- a CDS encoding competence/damage-inducible protein A: METRPTAAILTIGDELLKGRALNTNAQFLGRELTRLGFKVRAQKSCPDETGPIIASLREALAEAPVVVLTGGLGPTPDDVTREAVAEHYGVSLEFSQDQYRHIVRYYKGRKKNVPAIVRKEALFPSNAVPLVNRHGIALGFSIEDGKHLVAVLPGVPREQEKMFAELVTPLLKKKFPGLKAKYSLVVKTAGISEPDVMSKLGSSFFSDPFDFGIYPYAGEVSFFNQAETPAVITRLRRHIEKRLKEHVYAYEDLSLAEVVGRLLLKKRATLAAAESCTGGALSAVLTSVPGSSRYFKGGVVAYANEIKEKQLGVPAAVLNSKGAVSPETARAMARGVREKCRAVYGVGITGIAGPDGGTKTKPVGTVCIALAGPRQTRVWKFVFSGDRQAIQTKSTVKALELLWRELRGPRGLR, translated from the coding sequence ATGGAAACCCGGCCCACGGCTGCGATCCTCACCATCGGCGACGAGCTCCTGAAAGGGCGCGCGCTCAATACCAACGCGCAGTTTCTGGGGCGTGAATTGACACGCCTGGGATTCAAAGTCCGCGCGCAAAAATCCTGTCCGGACGAAACCGGGCCCATCATCGCGTCGCTGCGCGAGGCGCTCGCTGAAGCTCCGGTCGTGGTGCTGACCGGGGGATTGGGCCCCACGCCCGACGACGTGACGCGGGAAGCCGTGGCCGAACATTACGGCGTTTCCCTGGAATTTTCCCAGGACCAGTACCGCCACATTGTCCGCTATTACAAGGGCCGCAAAAAAAACGTTCCCGCCATCGTGCGTAAAGAAGCGCTTTTTCCTTCGAACGCGGTGCCGCTCGTCAACCGCCACGGCATCGCGCTGGGCTTTTCCATCGAAGATGGGAAACACCTCGTGGCCGTGCTTCCGGGCGTGCCGCGCGAGCAGGAAAAAATGTTCGCGGAGCTCGTCACGCCGCTCCTCAAAAAGAAATTTCCGGGCCTCAAAGCCAAGTATTCGCTCGTGGTGAAGACCGCAGGCATTTCCGAGCCGGACGTCATGTCGAAACTAGGATCGTCTTTTTTCTCCGACCCGTTTGATTTCGGTATTTATCCTTACGCCGGAGAAGTCTCTTTTTTCAACCAGGCGGAAACTCCGGCCGTGATCACGCGGCTGCGCCGCCACATCGAGAAGCGTCTCAAGGAACACGTCTACGCTTACGAGGACCTTTCGCTGGCGGAAGTCGTGGGACGTCTGCTTTTGAAAAAAAGAGCCACGCTCGCGGCCGCGGAAAGCTGTACCGGCGGCGCGCTTTCGGCGGTCCTGACGTCGGTGCCCGGTTCCAGCCGTTATTTCAAAGGAGGCGTGGTCGCCTACGCCAATGAAATCAAAGAAAAGCAGCTGGGGGTTCCGGCAGCCGTACTGAATTCTAAAGGCGCGGTCTCGCCCGAAACCGCGCGCGCCATGGCCCGCGGGGTGAGGGAAAAATGCCGCGCGGTTTACGGCGTGGGGATTACCGGAATTGCGGGACCGGACGGCGGCACTAAGACAAAACCCGTGGGCACGGTCTGCATCGCTCTCGCGGGCCCGCGCCAGACGCGGGTCTGGAAATTTGTGTTTTCCGGCGACCGTCAGGCGATTCAAACCAAAAGCACAGTCAAGGCCCTGGAGCTTTTGTGGCGCGAGCTGCGCGGCCCCCGGGGCTTGCGGTGA